In Nocardia asteroides, a single genomic region encodes these proteins:
- a CDS encoding CGNR zinc finger domain-containing protein: MHFNPYGGAAAELAARLVNAAPDTDLAALLTAAGYLPVGPVSAAQAAELRRWAVRLEQVFHEPGVEVVNALLAETTSRPYISTHDGRAPHLHYAADRAPLDERVKAYTAAGLAELFCADPARIGVCARAGCDLVFVDTSRNGRRRFCSDRCANRVNVANHRSRSARSATSPHTRERFRLESDRTG, translated from the coding sequence ATGCATTTCAACCCTTACGGCGGCGCGGCGGCCGAGCTCGCCGCCCGGCTGGTGAACGCCGCCCCTGACACCGATCTCGCCGCGCTGCTCACCGCGGCCGGCTACCTCCCGGTCGGGCCGGTGAGCGCGGCGCAGGCGGCCGAGCTCCGCCGCTGGGCGGTCCGGCTGGAGCAGGTCTTCCACGAGCCCGGGGTCGAGGTGGTGAACGCGCTGCTGGCCGAGACCACCAGCAGGCCCTACATCTCCACGCACGACGGCCGGGCGCCGCACCTGCACTACGCCGCCGATCGGGCGCCGCTGGACGAGCGGGTCAAGGCGTACACCGCGGCGGGGCTGGCCGAGCTCTTCTGCGCGGACCCGGCCCGGATCGGCGTGTGTGCCAGGGCCGGTTGCGACCTCGTCTTCGTCGACACCTCGCGCAACGGCCGCAGGCGGTTCTGCTCGGACCGCTGTGCCAACCGGGTGAACGTAGCCAACCACCGGTCCAGGTCGGCGCGGTCGGCAACCTCGCCGCACACCCGCGAACGGTTCCGATTGGAATCCGATCGCACTGGGTAA
- a CDS encoding nitroreductase family deazaflavin-dependent oxidoreductase, translated as MAEDFNAKIIAEFRANAGKVGGPFAGAELLLLTTTGAKSGAQRVSPLAQARDGERFVIAASKAGADTNPDWYHNIRANPEVTVEFGTETFRAVATPIESGPERDRLYGKLIELMPGFAEYETKTDRVIPVVVLERV; from the coding sequence GTGGCCGAGGATTTCAACGCGAAGATCATCGCCGAGTTCCGGGCCAATGCGGGGAAGGTCGGCGGGCCCTTCGCCGGCGCCGAGCTGCTGCTGCTCACCACGACCGGGGCGAAGAGCGGCGCGCAGCGGGTGAGCCCGCTGGCCCAGGCCAGGGATGGGGAGCGCTTCGTGATCGCGGCCTCGAAGGCGGGCGCCGACACCAACCCGGACTGGTACCACAACATCAGGGCCAACCCCGAGGTCACCGTGGAGTTCGGCACCGAGACCTTCCGTGCCGTCGCCACCCCGATCGAGAGCGGCCCGGAGCGCGACCGGCTCTACGGCAAGCTGATCGAGCTCATGCCCGGCTTCGCCGAGTACGAGACCAAGACCGACCGGGTGATCCCGGTGGTCGTGCTCGAGCGCGTCTGA